Within the Trichoderma breve strain T069 chromosome 3, whole genome shotgun sequence genome, the region ATGCACCGCCTGCGGCATCTCTTCCAGCACCGCCGTGTCGAAGCCCGAGAGCTCCGCGACGGCCATCATGGCGCTGGACCAGGGGGCCCAGTTCTCGGGCCCGATGAGCTTGAGGTCGTCGGGGAGACGCGTGATGTCTAAGCTCTTAAGTGAGGGTGAGTCCAGGCCCTTGAGTGATGGTGAGCGCTGCAGCTTGTCGGGGACGTTGAAGTAGGTGATTTGGGCATAGTTTGTGTTGTGCTGGAGTTTGATGGGGAGTTTGATGGGAGCTTTGAAAACAGGAATCTTGGACCTGTTTTTGATGTGAGCGACCCAGAGTAAGTGTGTTAGTGAATTGATGATATGAAAGGTCTTGTGTTACCTTGGCgagatggccttgatggttCTCTTTGGCGTTGGAGTCTCCATTGATGCTATCCTGATCTTCTCTCACTTGACTCTCTACTGAATCTTTTCAGGCCTAATTCCTTCAACGAGAATCCATTATCTGTCCGTCAGTCTGACGCACATATAACAACCTGGAAGCTGATATCCCGTCCCCACCAGCCCGTCGGCATTGGGCAGCTGGGCATCGACTCTCTGCGTGCCACGTCTCACCCAGCAAACGTGTCCAACGACGTCCATGGCGCAGTAAACTGCCAATTAATCATCGTGTAAGGCTAGAAAGCCTCCATATCGAATTATCCGCATCTACTTCGATTTttccctcctccagcttATTCGAAACTGATCTCGGCCTGTCCTTCTTACGGCCTTTCGGCAGTCCGATCGGGAGTCGGAATAGCGATTGCGGGGCCGGCGGGATGCATGTCCGTATTACTTGAAGTGGCGGCAAAGGGAACCGAAACGGTACACATCCGACTGGATGACAAAGGgaattgattgatgcttACAATTTACAAAGCCTTGCTTGGTCTGTGACATTAGCCGAAATCACAAGCTGCCTATTGTTTCTTTGATTGAAACTACTGAGACTAGTATATAAGTCTGGTGAATGCCGAGATGGAaaccttcatctccttcacGGTCTCTCTCCGTTTCAGTCCTTCTCCCACAACTCGACAACCACAGTGACGCCAAAATAAAAATGGCTGCATATTCGCAAGACCAACTCACGCGCTACCTCGAGCACATATCATACCCTCGCTCACAACATCCCCGAGATGAACTCCAGCTGCTCACCGAActccaagcccatcatctCGCCCGGGTACCCTTCGAGTCCATCGGCCTTCACTACTCCCCTCATCGCACCCTGTCCCTCGACCCAGATGCCCTATTCGAAAAGGTcgtggagaagagcaaaggcGGCTACTGTCTCGAGATGAACACCTTCTTCTGCGAGATCCTCAAGGTCCTGGGATTCACCGTCCTCCCCATCGGCGCAAGAGTCAAAGTCGGTCCCCGATACGGCGGCATGTAAGTCCAGTCTCAATCTCCCAACCATAATCtcaccctctctctctatatctagaatccatccatcttaACACAAAAAACTCTCGCCAGGACTCACTGCGCCAACATTGTCACCATCAGCGAGAGGCGCTTCCTCGTCGACGTCGCCTTCGGCAGCTACGGCGTCTTCCGTCCCGTGCCATTAACATCCGGCTTCGAATTCGACAACATCCTCCCCCGGCGGGGAAAACTCGAGTTCCGCCCCATCGCACAATCCACTTCCCCCTCTACCCAACCATTATGGGTGTATTCCTCCCAAGACGACCCTTCAGCCGAATGGGTCGAGCGGTACTGCTTCACGGAGACGGAGTATTTCCGCGAAGATTATGAAGTGAACAATTACTTCTGCAGCACGAACCGCACGTCTATTTTTGTCAACCAGGTTATTGTCTTGAAGGGCATTCTGAACGACAAGGGGGATGGTCTGCAAGGTGTGTTGACTATGTTCCAGGGGGAGGTGAGAAAGCGGGTTGAGGGTGTAGAGGGGATTGAAGTGCTGGAGACGATGAGTaacgaggaggagagagtTAAGGCGCTGGAGAAGTGGTTTTTGATACCGTTGACAAAGTTGGAGGCGAAGGCCATTCAGAGACTGCCGAGTGAGCTGACGCAGTTCCGCAAGAGTGCGGTATCATGAGAGCGTTCAAGATAATCTGAAACGCTATTACCTCGTATCTGCATCTCAgcctttatatatttatatatatatgtatatctATAGAATCATATACTCCAGCTCTATTTATATCTCTGTCGCCTCCACAACTCTCCAAACCTCATCCCCAACTCTCACCTCACCACCAACCTTGACATCCACCGCTCCCAAAACCTCCTCACACGGCAACTTCCTCCCCTCATCTCCCAAtctcaccctcctcctccatcccttcccatcatcatctcgccACTCCCACCTCTCCGCCACAAGATCCTCCTCACCAGCCCCGTCCCTCACAAATACCTGCGCCCACTCACCAAGCCTAACAAACatgcccttcttccccttctcctcgtcctccatcATGAGCACCACGCACAGCGCCTTGTTCCCGCCCGTAGTCTTTGGCGGCGGGTCGAACCACATTTCTTCGTAGTCTGTATCTTTCCCCGTGGCAGGGTTCGTCATCTGCCCTTTTTCAAGGGTGCTCAATCCATCCGGCTGGGCGTACATATGGCCTTCATCGGGGGGCGCATCCAATGACCGAGAATCGATCCAGTGCTTCCATTGGGAAAGGGAGTGTCCTTCACTGAGGACagtcgatgaagatgtcCCTGCCATGGCCCAGTCTAGGCGACTCAATGGAAGaatctctgcatcttgggGTCAGACCTCATCCACTGCTTCTATCGCTGTGTTTTAATGTGGTATAATGATTACCTTCAGATGCAGCCAGAGAATCACTGTCATCTGCCAACGTCACTCGTATATCGACAAACCTCTTTTCGGGAGACGTCAGAACCAGCGTAGAGGTTGGTTCGCTCGCCTCGTCCGGCAGCCATCGAATAAACTTGCGAAACGAAATACTAGCCATGATATAATGAGCCGATAAAGTGAACTTTGTATGTCTTTGGAATATAATTGTTATAAACTAAAGATTGATTCAATCAAGTTGCGGAGATGCAGCCACTTTAAAAAGGCTGGGCCAAGTTCCCCAGTCTCACTGCGGGGTGAAGATTTGTgtggagcagctggagctttCTGGAAGATAGTTTGTTGCAGCTTTTGGCTAGCAAAAGGCGCAGCTAAATTTACCTGATATGGGAATTGTGCGAGTGAATGCTGGTTGGAGATACAAGTCATCCGTTGCTGTTAAAAGGGCAATTTCCTGCAGAGTTAACCAACCAATGGCTTCTAATGTATCATAGGTAGACACAACACAACTTGCATGAAGATCAAGGGGGGCTCGTAAACATGGCATGCCCGACCCAAAGGGATCGTTTACGGGCGACTTGTTTTGATTGatgctttttctctcatcatggTAATTAAATATGCTCCTTAATTTGACCATCCACATCCGAGCACAGATGATGGTGGGgtatcttctctccatctcttcttcatgttgCTCATCCTCTCATTTGACTCTGTTTTAACAAAACACACATAACCTCCTTACATAGCACAAATCTTTCACATGAAAAACACGCACAAAACTCCAATTAACCAGACGCCGGAGGTCTGGTAAAGTGGGAGAGCTGGGTGGTAACGACAAGACCAGCGACGGAGGCTGAGGTCAAGGTCGAGAAAACACCAGAGATGAGGGCAGAAAGGGCAAGTCGAGAGACGTCACCACCACGGGACGGGGCCAGCTGGCTCAGAATACCAATCTGGATACCCAGGGAGCCAAtgttgccgaagccgcagAGAGCGTAGGTGGCAATGAGCTGGGAGCGAGGAGACATGTCGGCGTAGTATGGGTCGGTGGCCATGGCGTTGAAGGCATTGTACTCGTTCTGGAGGCAACAATTGTCATTATCACGTCACAAATCAAGGGCACAagtgggagatggagagagatggagatggagagatggagaagactgCCAATGTgaaagagaggggggaaaggtGATACTTACGGTGATAACCTTCTCGGCAATAAGCTTGGCAACCCTGAGGAGATCGCCGTCTCGAGGAACACCAAGCAGGAAAGCAACCGGGTAGAAGACGTAGGACAGAATGGTCTGGAGAGTCAGGGTGGGgtggttgatgttgatgtagTGACCCCACCAGGTAAGGAGGCCGTTGATGAGACCGACGGCAGCGAGAATGCAGAGCAGCGAGGCAATGATGGTGCCACCAATCTTGATTCCGAGCCAAGCACCGTTGGCAAAGGCGTGCAGGGCGTTTTCAGCCTTgtgctcgtcgtcgtcggggATAACGACACGGCCAGCGGTAAGAGTCTCCTCAGTCTCGGGATAGCGaagcttggagatggcgagggAGGCGGGGATGGACATGATGCAAGAGGAGACGAGCGCCTCAGCATTAAGACCAAGACCAATGTAACCAACCAGGACGGAGCCGGAAATGGTGGCGAAACCACAGGTCAAGACCTGGTGAAGCTCTGCATTGGTCATGTGGGGGACGAAGGGACGGACCAACATGGCAGACTCTCCCTGGCCGATGAAGGGggtggcggcagcgacgacggCCTCGGCACCGGAGGCATTGAGAGcccagaagacgaagatggccACCTTCTTGATGAACCACTGGATGAAGCCAATGTAGTACAGGACCTGCaccaaggagatgaagaagatgatggcggggATGACGCCAAAGAAGAACCAGGGAAGCGCGGCCACGTCGGGGGTGGTCAAAAAGGCAACACCATCGTGAGCGAAGCCAAGCAAGTCGCCGGCACGATCAGCAATGAACTTGAAGATGTCGTAACCAACACCGGTTCGCAGGACAAAGAGACCAATGATGTACTGGCCCAGCATGCCACCGATGACAGTTCGCCAGTTGACGTGCTTGCGGGCGTTGCTGGTGATCcagaagccaaagaggaTGACGAGCATGCCAAACAAGCTGACGGCACGGTTGGCGCGCGTGTTGTCGGCGCTCTCCTCGGAGCCGAAGGAGCCAGCAAGGACGGTAGCGAGGGCCACAGCGGCACCGGCGGGAGTGCGCAGCTTCTCGGGGATGCGGTCATAGACGACGAGAGCCGTGCGCTGCCACACCCACttgatggcgttggagaCGTAGCGTACGGGCacatggaagaagaacagacggatggagatggccagCCACAGCAGAAAGGGAATGACCCAGTTCTTGTCGTCGCGATGCAGGATCAGCGACGCAATCCACCAGCCGGTGAAGagcaggaagatgaagatgtggacAAAGGCGCGGAAGTAGCGGTAGGGGACGCCAAAGTACCAGTTGCGCTGCGAGCCCGTCTCGTCCGGGTCGATTCCCGTGCGAACGATGCCAGTCTGGCCGACCTTTTCGTGGTCGCTGTAGTCGGGCGGCGTGTGGATGTGCTCCTTGTCGATGCTGCGCACATCGTGAGTGTGGTCCTGGACTGGCACCAGCGTCGGGTCCAAGTTGGTGCCCTTTGTGTAgacagcatcgtcatgaCCGGCAGCGTCGACTCGGTCCGAGTGATGcttgtggtgatgctggtgctggtgagCGGGCTCCAGGGCCGGATCCGGGTTGTGGTGGACGCTCTCGGTGGCATCGTGGTAGGGAGCCGGGTCGGCAGCGGGTTTTGACGAATCAGCCATTGTTGGATGTGTCTGTATCGTCTGCTGTCGGCTTTTTTGAGATgagatttctcttcttcttccccgaGACGTCGATCTACTCTACTCTGTAGACCTGTAGATCTGGGGATTCCTGGCCTTGGGTTGAGCAAGGCTAGTAGTCAGTCAGGGTTTGTTGAAGCAACGCAACACAACACACAAGCCCGTGACCTAGACAGAGGATAAAGTTAAAATTGAGGCGTCttggaatgaagaaagaagagcaggTTAGCAAGCAGCTGAACCTGGGAGGAAGCCCGGACGAATGACGGCGTGAATCctggggagaagagaggaagcaTCACCGGCTTCGTGGGGTCGAGGCCAGAGTTTTTGTACTCGGACCCGGCCAGCGTCCATCCCCATACTGTAGCTCAAGTCAGTCGCACGCGCTCATGCTCCTTGCAGTAATACCGTGCCCACACGAGCAGCGGCCACGCCGTTTCGCTCAAGATGGAACCCAGCCTTTTTGCGATTTGAGAGGGAACattgggagagaaaaaaaaaagtgtggAGAAgccctggcctggctggGACTTATCCACGACATGGATCTTTTAGCGGCCTTTGGGGGGTGCTCCAGGGGGTGTAGCGGTCTAGTACAGCGAGGGTCCAGCCCAAAGCAGTAGCGCTGCTCCGAATAAAAGGGCGCTTGCAAAGTACCTAGCCGGTAGACCAAGTACAACCTACGGCACGCCACCAAGGCAGGGGCTGTACCCCACACGGCCTGTCGCTGTGCGCACTGTGCGCTACCTCGGCAGCAAATCTGGCGGATGATCTGTGCTTGCTTGGTCTGCAAATCCGAGCATCTGGGACATGCATGTGGTTTGCAGGTATCATGTAGATGTCAATTGGCATTGGACGCAATATTACGAGGAAATGATTATTACGCAATAATCTCAAGATCCACATTTCAGCCTCGTATTAAGCTTCGCAGCATTATTATACATGCTACTGCACTTATACAAATCTCTGCCAGACGCTTATCAGTTTATCGATAGCCATCCGGTACATACCTCCCGCAGCCACCGTGCCTGTGCCCGCAAGTTCCCCCGCGCAATCTTCAACACGGCGGGCTGTCGAAACTGGACTGTGCACGGTGCGCGCATCGCTCAATCCTCACTGCGCACCACTGCCGGAACCTTTTTCAAGCAGCCAAAGGTACTTCTGATTCTGCCAATCCGCCAAGGGTCACTTCTTGCCTAGACCCGTCACCGAAGCCTCGCACACTAACAATAttcgagaaggaaaaaaaaaagtttagGGGAACGCAAAGGATCGATCGGTCAACCAAGCGCCACCAATCGCCAacgaggaaaagaaaagcaactTGAAGCCAGATGTTGGCATTGACTGACTTTCCACTGAAGCGAATCTCGACTATTTGCCTGCCTGTTCAAGTCGAAGTCATCATCAGAACCTCTCCATACAGTACAGAGTCTCTCTATTCGATACGAGACGCCATCGAAGCATCGTGAGCCACAGTTCCAGTCCCAaagatgcttgatgcttgtatCTACATCACAGGAGGcgaaaaaaataaaaatcaTTGGCGTCTTTATCAGTCAGTGGCGCGCCCTCTGATAAGTCTCTGGCCAATTCGGAGTGGAGGATGGTTGGACGGCTTCTCGCTGGCCCCATGGCTGGCTCCATTCCAGGCCAAATCTGggcccatcttctccgctCCAGAAACGGTCCGCCAATCTGTCATGTCATGGCTCTCGACTCAGCAGGCAAATGCGGTGTTGGACGACTTATGTACTGTACGACTAACGATATGCACGCGATATCGCCTTGTCAGCTTTTGCCCTGCCCGCGGCGAGATAAGGATGGATTCCTGTGGGCGACATGAGGCAACCGGGTGAGCAGGGAGAAGGAAGGGATAATCAAGATCCTGGGCTGGGCTCCGTTGCTGGGATCGGTGGCGTCTTGAGACTCGTTGCCCTTTGTGGAAGGTTCGCAGAAACAGCCTCCGAGAGCCTCCCGTCCAGCCAAAGAGGCGTCTCGGGCTGGGCTTCTGTTAGTGGCTACTAGAAGGTGAAAGAGGGTGGCAGAGCTGACGAGCTGATAAGAAGCAAGGCCGCGATGCAGTGCCAAGCAACCACCAAAGCGACTTTCTCACATGGATGGCCTGCTTAGCCCCAGGTCGCCAGGCGTCTGATTCTGATAAGGCTCGGCTCGCGTAGCTGCAACAGGAACCTTTGCCAGCATCGTATCTATCCGTCTGCAACTGAGCCCCCTAGCTCGActcgacctcgacctcgaccaCGCACGAGCTGAAAGGCATCCAACGATGATGTCGACCAGCAATATTACGTACAAGAGGCGCGATAGTACACCCCGGCCTAGTGCTATCtcccagctgctgcttttcCGGGGTctcgtgtcgtgtcgtgtTGTTTCGTCTCGACTTCCGAAGACCCAGCTGCTAATCAAAGGGAATCCCCGTTCAACTTCTCACACGGAGCATCGCGAACCCTAAACTTCTACGCTCAATGGCCAAATGCGAGCAAGCAGGGCAGAGCCGCTAGCCGTATTGACACACTACTGCCGTGGAATAAGCATGGCTTGCTTTAGCTCCCAACTGCTAAAATCGGCCAGCCCCGGCGACTCGACAACGTTCGAGGCAGCTTTCGGAGCATAAAACAAA harbors:
- a CDS encoding n-acetyltransferase domain-containing protein, whose amino-acid sequence is MAAYSQDQLTRYLEHISYPRSQHPRDELQLLTELQAHHLARVPFESIGLHYSPHRTLSLDPDALFEKVVEKSKGGYCLEMNTFFCEILKVLGFTVLPIGARVKVGPRYGGMTHCANIVTISERRFLVDVAFGSYGVFRPVPLTSGFEFDNILPRRGKLEFRPIAQSTSPSTQPLWVYSSQDDPSAEWVERYCFTETEYFREDYEVNNYFCSTNRTSIFVNQVIVLKGILNDKGDGLQGVLTMFQGEVRKRVEGVEGIEVLETMSNEEERVKALEKWFLIPLTKLEAKAIQRLPSELTQFRKSAVS
- a CDS encoding protein HRI1 domain-containing protein, giving the protein MASISFRKFIRWLPDEASEPTSTLVLTSPEKRFVDIRVTLADDSDSLAASEDAEILPLSRLDWAMAGTSSSTVLSEGHSLSQWKHWIDSRSLDAPPDEGHMYAQPDGLSTLEKGQMTNPATGKDTDYEEMWFDPPPKTTGGNKALCVVLMMEDEEKGKKGMFVRLGEWAQVFVRDGAGEEDLVAERWEWRDDDGKGWRRRVRLGDEGRKLPCEEVLGAVDVKVGGEVRVGDEVWRVVEATEI